From Wolbachia endosymbiont (group A) of Longitarsus flavicornis, the proteins below share one genomic window:
- a CDS encoding SCO family protein — protein sequence MVRFIRLLSNMLVALAVVFLGYCYFTKKGIFAPAAIHNAEVKIGGDFSLINQDGQILRSSDFKDKYMMIFFGFSSCKRICPMNLGIISETLAKLDEKTNNKLQTFFITVDPERDSTEKLKEFQQQFDHRIQMLTGEREKIDEVIAKYKVYASKVGGEEEINHSSIIYLIGPEGRYVTHFAADLNSDESQSDKILAEIRKYVN from the coding sequence ATGGTAAGGTTTATAAGATTGTTATCTAATATGCTAGTAGCATTAGCAGTTGTTTTTTTAGGTTATTGTTATTTCACCAAAAAAGGCATATTTGCCCCAGCAGCGATTCACAACGCAGAAGTTAAGATAGGCGGAGATTTTTCTTTAATTAATCAGGACGGACAGATCCTGCGCAGTAGTGATTTTAAAGATAAATACATGATGATTTTCTTTGGGTTTTCCTCATGCAAAAGAATTTGCCCTATGAACCTTGGAATAATTTCAGAAACACTTGCAAAGTTAGATGAGAAGACTAACAACAAGCTACAAACATTCTTCATCACAGTTGATCCTGAACGCGATAGCACTGAAAAACTCAAAGAATTTCAGCAGCAATTTGACCATAGAATACAAATGTTAACTGGTGAAAGAGAAAAAATAGACGAAGTAATTGCAAAGTATAAAGTATACGCTAGCAAAGTTGGTGGAGAAGAAGAAATCAACCATTCTTCGATAATATATCTTATTGGCCCTGAAGGAAGATATGTTACACACTTTGCAGCTGATTTAAATTCAGACGAAAGTCAATCTGATAAGATTTTGGCTGAGATAAGAAAATACGTAAACTGA
- the dnaQ gene encoding DNA polymerase III subunit epsilon, with translation MESKLREIVLDTETTGLDTESGHRIIEIGCVELINRIPTGKVFHRYLNPERDIPYHSFKIHGISEEFLEDKPLFSNVALEFLDFISNDILVIHNAEFDVKFLNMELSKLNAGLISSDRVLDTLPLARKKFAGSPASLNALCKRFDISLENRELHGALVDAQLLAKVYVELTGGLQTFLFDNECNQDSNSTFVQHKVRNLTPREHSPNSEEIDEHKKLLDKINNTLWNKYIE, from the coding sequence ATGGAAAGCAAGCTACGCGAAATAGTACTTGACACTGAAACGACAGGTCTTGACACTGAATCTGGTCATCGAATTATTGAAATAGGGTGTGTGGAATTAATTAATCGTATTCCAACAGGTAAAGTATTCCATCGGTACCTTAACCCAGAAAGAGATATACCTTATCACTCGTTTAAGATTCACGGTATTAGTGAAGAATTTTTAGAAGATAAACCATTATTTTCAAATGTTGCACTTGAATTTCTTGACTTTATATCTAATGATATTTTGGTAATTCACAACGCTGAATTCGATGTTAAGTTCCTTAACATGGAGTTAAGCAAGCTGAATGCTGGGTTAATTTCCTCAGATAGAGTGCTAGATACATTACCTCTTGCGAGGAAAAAATTCGCAGGATCACCTGCTTCTTTGAATGCATTATGTAAGCGTTTTGATATATCGCTAGAGAATAGAGAATTGCACGGAGCACTAGTTGATGCTCAATTGCTTGCAAAGGTATATGTTGAACTTACAGGAGGGTTACAAACCTTTCTGTTTGATAATGAATGCAATCAGGACAGTAACTCTACATTCGTTCAGCATAAAGTGCGTAATCTAACTCCCAGAGAACATTCACCAAATAGTGAAGAAATTGATGAACATAAGAAACTGTTAGACAAAATTAACAATACACTTTGGAATAAATATATTGAATAG
- a CDS encoding Tim44/TimA family putative adaptor protein: MIELVIYALLAAFIFSRLYNSLGRSANLNLKKLTGVLDVSRSREDVVENIEGYIDSNDENSIKVTYEQILKKNKDFSISHFIEGSSIAFELIIKYFNQGNLSQLKPLLDKDLYDNFAEKIKHRKEVHESIIVSIVSQKILEIKLVKNVVFIAVYFLSEQINFVKNNKGDIISGSTSTINKVEDVWQFKKSVNSSDPSWLLVSIHYKKTSNDKTNDK, encoded by the coding sequence ATGATAGAGCTTGTAATATATGCTTTATTAGCGGCGTTCATTTTTTCACGTTTGTATAATTCTTTAGGAAGATCAGCCAACCTCAACCTAAAAAAGCTAACTGGTGTATTGGATGTAAGCCGAAGTAGAGAAGACGTAGTAGAAAACATTGAGGGTTACATTGATAGCAATGATGAAAATTCAATAAAAGTTACTTATGAACAAATATTAAAAAAAAATAAAGATTTTTCTATTTCCCACTTTATAGAAGGTTCAAGCATAGCTTTTGAATTAATAATAAAGTATTTCAATCAAGGAAATTTGTCTCAGTTAAAACCACTTCTCGATAAAGACTTATATGATAATTTTGCAGAGAAGATTAAACATCGTAAAGAGGTGCACGAGTCTATCATTGTTTCTATCGTTTCACAAAAGATTTTAGAAATAAAGCTAGTAAAAAATGTAGTGTTTATTGCAGTATATTTCCTTTCAGAGCAAATTAACTTCGTTAAGAATAATAAAGGAGATATCATATCAGGTAGTACATCCACTATTAATAAAGTTGAGGATGTATGGCAATTCAAAAAAAGTGTTAATTCATCAGACCCAAGCTGGTTGCTTGTTTCTATTCACTATAAAAAGACAAGTAACGATAAGACAAATGACAAGTAA
- the secB gene encoding protein-export chaperone SecB has product MPQQKMRIHGQYVKDLSFENPNSPFLSSSKAPDINVMVNINSAKLEGTKNKEEVNEEKSFHEITLHIEVKATIKDEDIKDGVAFICETKYCGIFSIENLKELSEEEVRQALFIGGPTFLFPFAREIIARVTSSGGFPPLMLDPIDFETMYEQQGQQQKSNGSNSNFN; this is encoded by the coding sequence ATGCCACAACAAAAAATGAGAATTCACGGTCAATATGTTAAAGATCTATCATTTGAGAATCCGAATTCGCCATTCCTTTCTTCTAGTAAAGCTCCAGATATTAATGTAATGGTTAATATCAATTCAGCAAAATTAGAAGGGACGAAAAACAAAGAAGAAGTGAATGAAGAAAAATCTTTCCATGAAATTACTTTGCATATAGAAGTCAAAGCAACGATAAAAGATGAAGATATAAAAGATGGCGTAGCTTTCATTTGTGAAACGAAATATTGTGGCATTTTTTCAATAGAAAATTTAAAAGAGTTGAGCGAGGAAGAGGTAAGACAAGCTTTGTTTATTGGCGGACCTACTTTTCTTTTTCCTTTTGCAAGAGAAATAATTGCAAGAGTTACAAGTAGTGGTGGATTTCCCCCACTGATGCTAGATCCGATAGATTTTGAAACTATGTATGAGCAGCAAGGTCAACAACAAAAAAGTAACGGTAGTAATTCCAATTTTAACTAA
- the acnA gene encoding aconitate hydratase AcnA, with protein MNNSLNAKTTLNIDGKSYNYFSLSSASEFLGIDVTKLPCSLKVLLENLLRNEDGVNVKLDDIRVLADCVNKHTNHEISYKPARVLMQDFTGVPAVVDLASMRGYVKKNGGSPSSINPSVPVDLVIDHSVQVDSYGSVSAFSKNVELEVKRNLERYQFLKWGESSFTNFRVVPPGTGICHQVNLEYLAQVVCNNDGVIYPDTLVGTDSHTTMVNGLSVLGWGVGGIEAESVMLGQPISMVIPEVVGFKLIGRLSEGVTATDLVLTVTNILRTKGVVGKFVEFYGDGLDYLSLADRATIANMAPEYGATCGFFPIDQKTLDYLHLTGRPEELIKLVEVYSKEQGLWRSNDELAFFDTLELDLSSVKPVMAGPKRPQDKVFLSQVAESFSKSFSVNESKESDKLQDGSVVIAAITSCTNTSNPSVMIAAGLVARNAIKLGLKSKPWVKTSLAPGSQVVTEYLEKSGLQVDLNALGFNLVGYGCTTCIGNSGPLNKDIEDDIKNKNLTVAAVLSGNRNFEGRIHPLVKANYLASPPLVVAYALAGTVQIDLTKDSICKDKNGNDVYLKDIWPTNNEIEDCVKSVVTREMFIQKYKDVFSGDEHWRKIKCEKSEIYNWDANSTYIQNPPYFDNLSPKNNKIDIKGAQILAMFGDSITTDHISPAGNIASSSPAGLYLKGLGIEPQDFNSYGSRRGNHNVMMRGTFANIRIKNEMVSTEGGYTKYIPSQETMPIFDAAMRYKEALIIVAGKEYGTGSSRDWAAKGTLLLGIKVVIAESFERIHRSNLVGMGVLPLIFQNGITRKIFDGSKVISIKGEIVPGGNLECIIKGKDNSEQSIQLKCCVQTATEIKYLMHGGVLSYILAQSF; from the coding sequence ATGAACAATTCTTTAAATGCAAAAACGACTTTAAACATTGACGGGAAGTCATACAACTATTTTAGCCTAAGTAGCGCTAGTGAATTTTTAGGAATAGATGTGACTAAATTGCCCTGCTCACTTAAGGTTCTGCTTGAAAATTTATTGCGTAATGAAGATGGAGTGAACGTCAAGCTGGATGATATAAGAGTACTAGCAGACTGCGTTAATAAACACACTAATCACGAAATTAGCTATAAACCAGCAAGGGTATTGATGCAAGATTTTACAGGGGTTCCTGCTGTTGTTGATCTAGCTTCAATGCGGGGCTATGTTAAGAAAAATGGAGGAAGCCCGAGCAGCATAAATCCTTCTGTACCGGTTGATCTTGTGATTGACCATTCTGTTCAAGTAGATAGTTATGGAAGTGTTTCCGCATTCAGTAAGAATGTTGAGCTAGAAGTAAAAAGAAATTTGGAGAGATATCAATTTTTAAAGTGGGGGGAATCGTCCTTCACAAATTTTAGAGTAGTGCCGCCTGGCACAGGGATTTGCCACCAAGTGAATCTTGAGTATTTAGCGCAAGTTGTGTGTAATAATGATGGAGTCATATATCCTGACACTTTAGTTGGTACTGACAGCCATACTACAATGGTTAACGGGTTATCAGTCCTTGGTTGGGGTGTTGGAGGCATAGAAGCTGAGTCTGTGATGCTTGGTCAACCAATTAGTATGGTGATTCCAGAAGTAGTTGGATTTAAATTAATTGGCAGATTGTCGGAAGGAGTAACTGCGACCGATTTAGTGCTGACGGTTACCAATATCCTAAGAACAAAAGGCGTTGTTGGTAAGTTTGTAGAATTTTATGGTGATGGTTTAGATTATTTATCTTTGGCAGATAGAGCCACTATAGCAAACATGGCCCCGGAGTATGGCGCAACTTGTGGATTTTTTCCAATTGATCAGAAAACACTCGATTATTTACATTTAACAGGGCGACCAGAAGAGCTGATCAAATTAGTTGAAGTCTATTCAAAAGAGCAGGGATTGTGGCGCAGCAATGACGAATTAGCATTTTTTGACACACTAGAGCTTGATTTATCAAGCGTGAAGCCAGTAATGGCTGGTCCCAAAAGACCACAAGATAAAGTTTTTCTTTCACAAGTGGCAGAGTCTTTTTCTAAATCATTTTCAGTTAATGAGTCAAAGGAAAGCGATAAACTCCAAGATGGAAGTGTAGTTATTGCAGCAATAACAAGCTGCACTAATACTTCAAATCCAAGTGTGATGATTGCTGCAGGTCTTGTAGCTCGTAATGCAATTAAACTTGGATTAAAATCAAAGCCTTGGGTTAAAACTTCTCTTGCTCCAGGGTCACAAGTTGTAACAGAATATTTAGAAAAGTCTGGATTGCAGGTAGATCTAAATGCTTTGGGTTTTAATCTAGTTGGATATGGTTGCACAACTTGCATTGGGAATTCTGGTCCACTTAATAAAGATATAGAAGATGATATTAAAAATAAAAACCTAACTGTTGCTGCAGTTTTATCTGGCAATCGTAACTTTGAAGGAAGAATTCATCCGTTAGTCAAAGCTAATTACTTGGCATCTCCGCCACTTGTTGTTGCATATGCACTTGCTGGTACTGTGCAAATTGATCTGACAAAAGATTCAATATGCAAAGATAAGAATGGAAATGATGTCTATCTCAAAGATATATGGCCAACAAACAATGAAATCGAAGATTGTGTTAAAAGTGTGGTAACACGTGAGATGTTCATACAAAAGTATAAGGATGTTTTTTCTGGTGATGAACATTGGCGAAAGATAAAGTGTGAAAAAAGTGAAATCTATAATTGGGATGCAAACAGCACTTACATACAAAATCCGCCTTATTTTGATAACTTATCACCTAAAAATAATAAAATCGATATAAAGGGTGCACAAATATTAGCAATGTTTGGCGATAGCATAACTACTGATCATATTTCCCCTGCGGGAAATATTGCCTCGAGTAGTCCTGCCGGTCTATATTTAAAAGGGCTTGGAATTGAACCACAGGATTTCAATTCATATGGATCTCGTCGTGGTAATCACAATGTAATGATGCGTGGGACTTTTGCTAACATTAGAATAAAAAATGAAATGGTTAGCACCGAAGGTGGATATACAAAATATATTCCTTCTCAAGAAACTATGCCAATTTTTGATGCGGCGATGCGCTACAAGGAAGCTCTCATCATTGTGGCAGGAAAGGAGTATGGCACAGGTTCAAGTAGGGATTGGGCAGCAAAGGGTACTTTATTGTTGGGGATTAAAGTTGTAATTGCAGAAAGCTTTGAGCGTATACATAGGTCCAACTTAGTTGGTATGGGTGTTCTTCCACTTATATTCCAAAATGGAATAACCAGAAAGATATTTGATGGTAGTAAGGTAATAAGCATAAAAGGTGAAATAGTGCCAGGTGGAAATCTAGAATGTATCATCAAAGGAAAGGATAATTCTGAACAATCAATTCAACTCAAATGCTGTGTACAAACCGCAACTGAGATTAAATACTTAATGCATGGCGGAGTGTTAAGCTACATACTTGCACAATCCTTTTAA
- the putA gene encoding bifunctional proline dehydrogenase/L-glutamate gamma-semialdehyde dehydrogenase PutA: MISPIQEPNELRKRLQGFYRTDEKSYVRRLVEKTELSADSKNRIYNIAKQVIEKIKGNKLDVIDSFMQQYSLSNDEGIALMCLAESLLRIPDDYTIDELIKDKIANQEWSKYLGHSSSLFVNASTWSLMIGSSILRDNEGDSKFYYAISKLLKNLGEPIIRKAVKQAMSMLGNHFVVGETIEEALRYAKLDDNSKFLYSFDMLGEAAHTAEDVEEYFNSYMHSIKAIGESTDISDCFKSHGISIKLSALHPRYEFSQFDNIAEELRAKLLELCHEAKKYNISLCIDAEESERLEMSLVLFEQLRLDDSLSEWEGLGLAVQAYQKRALSVLDFVEDVAIRSKHKIMVRLVKGAYWDSEIKRTQELGLNDYSVFTRKSYTDVSYLVCAQKLLSKPNSFYPCFGTHNVYTFASIMELADKNHPGFEFQRLHGMAKDLYDYAMSELATNVSCRVYAPVGEHSDLLPYLIRCLLENGANSSFVNQINDSNVKIDELISDPLEKAINFNYEPHPGIPLPQDILGPERKNSLGMDISDSITVSQLANDIKKFSEKKWQIGPIIDGKALFDSAEFIEVVNPAHLENVIGEVSSATSDQALNALEIAHSAFAEWQNVSAVERAQYLEKAADLLEERMKELIYILIVEAGKILSDAIAEVREAIDFLRYYAMIAKNELSDWKKLPGPTGEDNFIFFEGRGVFLCISPWNFPLAIFIGQVSAALAAGNAVLAKPAEQTPIIAYEAVKILHEAGISKNVLHLIPGDGGYLGKILVPDNRISGVAFTGSTQTAQIINKMLANRDGPIVPLIAETGGLNAMIVDSSALLEQVAMDVVLSAFRSAGQRCSALRVLFIQEDIAEKQIKMICGAAQELKIGDPIQLSTDIGPIIDKASIDMLTQHTQKMSEDKDSNLLFKVPMDTNSHNGYFFPPYIYEIQKISQLKQEVFGPILHIIRFNKSQLNEVISDINSTGYGLTFSLQSRIQSQIDTISKKISVGNVYINRNQIGAAVGIQPFGGRGLSGTGPKAGGPHYLQRFSTEKVVSVNTTAFGGNTTLMCLD; this comes from the coding sequence ATGATTAGTCCTATACAAGAACCTAACGAGTTGAGAAAACGTTTACAAGGGTTTTATCGTACTGATGAGAAAAGTTATGTACGCCGCCTTGTAGAAAAAACAGAGCTTTCGGCTGATTCAAAAAATAGAATTTATAATATAGCAAAACAAGTTATTGAAAAGATTAAAGGCAACAAATTAGATGTCATAGATTCTTTCATGCAGCAATACTCGCTTTCCAATGACGAAGGAATAGCGCTTATGTGTCTTGCTGAGTCACTACTTAGAATACCAGATGATTATACAATAGACGAGCTAATCAAAGATAAAATTGCCAATCAAGAATGGAGTAAATATTTAGGACATTCTTCCTCATTGTTTGTCAATGCTTCCACATGGAGTTTAATGATAGGAAGTAGTATATTGAGAGATAATGAAGGCGATTCGAAGTTCTATTACGCAATTTCTAAATTACTTAAAAATTTAGGAGAGCCGATTATTCGCAAAGCAGTAAAACAAGCAATGTCTATGCTTGGTAATCATTTTGTTGTTGGAGAAACCATAGAAGAAGCTTTAAGATATGCAAAACTAGATGACAATAGTAAGTTTTTATACTCTTTTGATATGCTTGGTGAAGCTGCTCACACAGCTGAGGATGTGGAAGAGTATTTTAATTCATATATGCATTCAATAAAAGCTATAGGTGAATCCACTGATATAAGTGATTGTTTTAAATCGCATGGAATTTCAATCAAATTGTCTGCGTTACATCCACGTTATGAATTCAGCCAATTCGATAATATAGCTGAAGAGTTGAGAGCTAAACTGCTAGAGCTTTGTCATGAAGCAAAAAAGTACAATATTTCATTATGCATAGATGCAGAAGAATCAGAAAGACTTGAGATGTCATTAGTTTTATTCGAGCAATTGCGTCTTGATGACTCACTTTCTGAGTGGGAAGGGCTTGGCTTGGCTGTACAAGCATATCAAAAGCGCGCTTTATCTGTTCTTGACTTTGTTGAAGATGTTGCTATTCGATCAAAGCACAAAATTATGGTGAGGCTTGTAAAAGGTGCATATTGGGATTCAGAAATCAAGCGTACGCAAGAATTGGGATTAAATGATTACTCAGTATTTACAAGAAAAAGCTATACTGACGTATCTTACCTCGTGTGCGCACAGAAACTTTTGAGTAAACCAAACAGCTTTTACCCATGCTTTGGAACTCATAACGTCTATACTTTTGCTTCTATCATGGAACTTGCTGATAAAAACCACCCTGGATTTGAATTTCAACGCTTACATGGAATGGCAAAAGACTTATATGATTATGCAATGTCAGAGCTTGCAACAAATGTTAGCTGTCGTGTCTACGCACCCGTTGGGGAACATAGTGACTTGTTGCCTTATCTTATAAGATGCCTTCTTGAAAATGGAGCTAATAGTTCATTTGTTAATCAAATAAATGATTCTAACGTTAAAATTGATGAGTTAATTTCAGATCCACTGGAAAAAGCTATAAATTTTAATTATGAACCTCATCCAGGCATTCCATTACCACAAGATATTTTGGGACCAGAGAGAAAAAATTCCTTGGGAATGGATATTAGTGATTCAATTACAGTTTCGCAACTTGCAAATGATATAAAAAAATTTAGTGAAAAGAAATGGCAAATTGGGCCAATAATTGATGGAAAGGCACTATTTGATAGTGCTGAATTTATCGAAGTAGTGAATCCTGCACATTTGGAAAATGTAATTGGAGAAGTGTCAAGTGCAACAAGTGATCAGGCTTTAAATGCTCTTGAAATAGCACATAGTGCTTTTGCTGAATGGCAGAATGTTTCAGCAGTAGAGCGCGCTCAATACCTCGAAAAAGCTGCAGATTTGCTTGAAGAAAGGATGAAAGAGCTGATTTACATTCTGATTGTGGAAGCAGGAAAAATTTTATCCGATGCAATAGCAGAAGTAAGAGAGGCAATCGACTTTCTGCGTTATTATGCAATGATAGCAAAAAATGAACTGAGCGACTGGAAAAAATTGCCGGGCCCAACAGGTGAAGATAACTTCATCTTTTTTGAAGGCAGAGGAGTTTTCTTATGCATATCACCGTGGAATTTTCCGCTCGCTATCTTCATTGGGCAGGTTTCAGCTGCACTTGCAGCAGGTAATGCAGTGCTGGCAAAACCGGCAGAGCAAACGCCGATTATTGCCTATGAAGCTGTTAAGATACTACATGAAGCTGGGATATCAAAAAATGTGTTGCACCTCATTCCTGGGGATGGTGGATATTTAGGCAAAATATTAGTTCCAGACAATAGAATTTCCGGTGTAGCTTTTACTGGTTCAACACAAACTGCTCAAATAATCAATAAAATGCTTGCAAATAGGGATGGTCCTATCGTGCCACTTATTGCTGAAACAGGAGGGCTCAATGCTATGATAGTTGATAGCTCTGCTCTTTTAGAGCAAGTGGCTATGGATGTTGTACTTTCTGCGTTTCGCAGCGCCGGCCAACGCTGTTCTGCACTTAGAGTGCTGTTTATTCAAGAAGACATAGCAGAGAAGCAGATAAAAATGATATGCGGTGCAGCGCAAGAACTCAAGATTGGTGACCCAATACAACTTAGTACTGATATTGGTCCAATAATTGACAAAGCATCTATCGATATGCTCACTCAACATACGCAAAAAATGTCAGAGGATAAAGATTCAAATCTGTTATTTAAAGTACCCATGGATACAAATTCTCATAATGGTTATTTCTTTCCTCCATATATTTATGAGATACAAAAAATTTCGCAATTAAAGCAAGAAGTATTTGGTCCTATTTTACATATCATACGTTTTAACAAGTCACAATTAAATGAAGTTATAAGTGATATAAATAGTACTGGATATGGGCTTACGTTTTCTTTGCAGAGTCGTATACAAAGTCAAATTGACACTATAAGTAAAAAAATATCAGTTGGAAATGTCTACATCAACCGTAACCAGATAGGTGCAGCAGTTGGGATACAACCATTTGGTGGTAGAGGACTATCTGGCACTGGGCCAAAAGCTGGTGGTCCTCATTATTTACAGCGTTTTTCTACAGAAAAAGTTGTAAGTGTTAACACTACAGCATTCGGTGGTAACACTACACTTATGTGTTTGGATTAA
- the hslU gene encoding ATP-dependent protease ATPase subunit HslU: MSSEQKTLCTNFSNQPITLSEGRSCSSDTYDEKHDLYRDTKSGFDSNDSDVQVNDSTQVLLDDLPPQKIVKELDRFIIGQDDAKRAVAIALRNRWRRNQVPFPLRDEIIPKNILMIGHTGVGKTEIARRLAKLAGAPFIKIEATKFTEIGYVGRDVDSIIRDLVDAAIVLVKEKAHKALAKKALILAEKTIVNSMVGEGATEESKKNFRERLRNKEFEDGEVSINVRESKSMLPTFDIPGMPGGQVGVMNVTEIVGKMFNGSKKTKTITVKVKEAREILINEESERLMDEDKIIKEAIDLVSNDGIVFLDEIDKIAARTEVKGEVNREGVQRDLLPLLEGTTVTTKYGHVKTDYILFIASGAFHQSKPSDLLPELQGRLPIRVELKALTQEDLIRILKEPESSLLKQYIALMKTENVTLEFTDDGIKTIAEIAFTVNRQVENIGARRLHTVMEKLLDEISFIASEKNSEKFIIDSKYVKDKLESISKQLDLSKFIL, translated from the coding sequence ATGTCTTCTGAACAAAAAACTTTATGCACTAATTTTTCCAATCAGCCTATAACCCTTTCAGAAGGGCGGTCTTGTAGTAGTGACACCTATGATGAAAAACATGACCTCTATAGAGATACTAAGAGTGGTTTTGATTCAAATGACAGCGATGTTCAAGTTAATGACAGTACTCAAGTTTTGTTAGATGACCTGCCACCACAGAAGATAGTTAAAGAATTGGATAGATTCATAATCGGACAGGATGATGCAAAGCGTGCTGTTGCTATTGCACTCAGAAATCGTTGGCGTCGCAATCAGGTTCCATTTCCATTGCGTGATGAAATCATACCTAAGAATATATTGATGATTGGTCATACAGGGGTTGGTAAAACTGAAATAGCTCGCCGTTTAGCAAAACTTGCAGGTGCACCGTTCATAAAAATTGAGGCAACGAAGTTTACTGAAATAGGATACGTTGGACGTGATGTTGATTCGATAATACGCGATTTAGTTGATGCAGCAATAGTTTTAGTTAAAGAGAAAGCCCATAAAGCCTTAGCTAAAAAGGCTTTAATTTTAGCTGAGAAAACAATAGTAAACTCTATGGTAGGCGAAGGTGCAACCGAAGAGAGTAAAAAAAATTTTAGAGAAAGGTTGAGGAATAAAGAGTTTGAGGACGGAGAAGTTTCTATTAACGTCAGAGAGAGCAAGAGTATGTTACCTACTTTCGATATACCAGGCATGCCAGGTGGGCAAGTTGGCGTGATGAATGTAACAGAAATAGTGGGCAAGATGTTTAATGGGAGCAAAAAAACAAAAACTATTACGGTGAAGGTAAAAGAAGCGCGTGAAATATTAATTAATGAAGAAAGTGAAAGGCTAATGGATGAAGATAAGATAATCAAAGAAGCCATTGATCTTGTTAGTAATGACGGTATAGTATTTTTGGATGAAATAGACAAAATTGCAGCGCGTACAGAAGTAAAAGGTGAAGTAAACAGAGAAGGAGTGCAACGCGATCTGTTACCATTACTTGAAGGAACAACTGTTACAACTAAGTATGGCCATGTAAAAACAGACTATATATTATTTATTGCATCTGGTGCTTTTCATCAGTCTAAACCATCTGACCTCTTACCGGAATTGCAGGGCAGATTACCGATCAGGGTAGAACTTAAGGCACTTACTCAAGAGGATTTAATAAGAATATTAAAGGAACCAGAATCTAGTTTGTTAAAGCAGTACATAGCTTTAATGAAAACAGAAAATGTGACACTTGAGTTCACTGATGATGGTATAAAAACCATAGCTGAAATAGCGTTTACAGTTAATAGGCAAGTGGAAAATATAGGCGCAAGAAGGCTTCACACTGTCATGGAGAAGCTTTTAGATGAAATAAGTTTCATTGCTTCTGAGAAAAATAGCGAAAAATTCATTATAGACAGCAAGTATGTAAAAGATAAACTTGAGTCAATTTCGAAGCAGTTGGATTTATCTAAGTTTATACTTTAG
- the hslV gene encoding ATP-dependent protease subunit HslV, with the protein MIQHDNNKMYGTTILSIRKDKSVVVIGDGQVSLGHTVIKSGAKKVRRLSGDSVIAGFAGATADAFTLFERLESKLDKHPGQLMRACVELAKDWRMDKYLRKLEAMMIVADKSISLVITGTGDVLEPEDGIAAIGSGGNFALSAARALIDIKGISIEEIAKKAMKIAADICVYTNHNVIIEKIEE; encoded by the coding sequence ATGATTCAACACGATAACAATAAAATGTATGGAACTACTATACTGTCAATTAGAAAAGATAAAAGCGTAGTAGTAATAGGTGATGGACAGGTTTCACTGGGCCACACTGTTATAAAATCCGGAGCAAAAAAAGTTAGGCGTCTTTCTGGTGATTCTGTAATTGCCGGTTTTGCTGGAGCAACAGCCGATGCATTTACTCTCTTTGAAAGACTAGAATCTAAACTTGACAAGCACCCAGGGCAATTAATGAGGGCATGTGTTGAACTTGCAAAAGACTGGAGAATGGATAAATATCTGAGGAAATTAGAAGCTATGATGATTGTTGCAGATAAATCTATTTCATTAGTAATTACGGGAACAGGTGATGTTCTTGAACCTGAAGATGGAATCGCAGCTATTGGCTCTGGGGGAAATTTTGCTCTATCTGCAGCAAGAGCTTTAATTGATATTAAAGGAATATCAATAGAGGAAATTGCGAAAAAGGCTATGAAGATAGCTGCCGATATATGTGTTTATACAAATCATAATGTAATTATTGAAAAGATAGAGGAGTGA